From the Primulina tabacum isolate GXHZ01 chromosome 3, ASM2559414v2, whole genome shotgun sequence genome, one window contains:
- the LOC142539252 gene encoding F-box/kelch-repeat protein At5g26960, with translation MSSSSETCSSRHFSWLVKSCFPDPHRHPSTLSTAAGTTTIYSLPDDLLLECLSRVPHSSLPSIPFVCRRWGYLLNSPTFHVLRIRHHLVFSTLFCVSISSSALFTATLRLDAGDCPLWKVSSFVLSSDGNGFDLGSGSNFSLFSHFRLVSIGRKIYVIGRTAMLRCDTWTGTLVTKSGMGLQRKKFAAAAVEGKIYVSGGSARLSTVEEYDPDENAWRVVSDAPRKRYGCIGASVDGVFYVIGGLKIGGASVNDGGSLGAELTHVYASSMDLYDVSARGWLRSRAVPGGGCVVAACSANEHIYILSSHAVELSFWKFNGSRKSKSFGEWCRLKCPPVPPQVRVDSTVRFSCVGVAEKVVLIQVVGCIDDLLRRSGRLERGFRERLVLLYDTAAGEWSRVADLPEVIRRAACVCVEC, from the coding sequence ATGTCATCGTCATCCGAAACCTGCAGTTCCCGACACTTCTCATGGCTGGTGAAATCTTGCTTCCCCGATCCCCATCGGCACCCCTCCACCCTTTCCACCGCCGCCGGCACCACCACCATCTACTCCCTCCCGGATGACCTGCTCCTCGAATGTCTATCTAGAGTGCCGCACTCTTCCCTCCCTTCTATCCCTTTCGTTTGCCGCCGATGGGGATATCTTCTTAACTCTCCCACTTTTCATGTTCTCCGTATCCGCCACCACCTCGTCTTCAGCACACTGTTTTGCGTTTCGATCTCCAGTTCTGCCCTTTTCACGGCGACGCTTCGCTTGGATGCTGGGGATTGTCCTTTGTGGAAAGTGTCGTCTTTTGTTCTTTCGAGCGATGGAAATGGATTTGATTTGGGGAGTGGGTCTAATTTTTCTCTGTTCTCGCATTTCAGATTGGTGTCTATTGGCCGGAAGATTTATGTCATCGGTCGGACGGCGATGCTCCGGTGCGATACTTGGACTGGGACATTGGTCACGAAGTCGGGGATGGGTTTGCAGAGGAAGAAATTTGCCGCCGCAGCGGTGGAAGGGAAGATATACGTATCCGGTGGTTCTGCGAGATTGTCGACGGTTGAGGAGTATGACCCGGATGAGAATGCGTGGCGTGTGGTGTCTGACGCGCCGAGGAAAAGGTATGGATGCATCGGAGCTTCGGTGGATGGGGTGTTTTATGTCATTGGAGGGCTGAAGATCGGTGGCGCGTCCGTTAACGACGGTGGTTCACTTGGGGCGGAATTGACGCATGTCTACGCCAGCTCGATGGATTTATACGACGTATCTGCACGTGGATGGCTGAGAAGCCGAGCAGTCCCAGGCGGTGGCTGCGTGGTGGCGGCGTGCTCTGCGAACGAACACATTTACATCCTCTCGAGCCACGCGGTAGAGCTCTCGTTCTGGAAATTCAACGGGTCTAGGAAAAGTAAAAGCTTCGGAGAATGGTGTAGGTTGAAATGTCCTCCGGTGCCACCGCAGGTTCGTGTGGACAGCACGGTGAGGTTCAGCTGCGTCGGGGTGGCGGAGAAGGTGGTCTTGATACAGGTGGTGGGCTGCATCGATGACTTGCTGCGACGGAGCGGGAGGCTCGAGAGGGGGTTCAGGGAGAGATTGGTACTGTTGTATGATACCGCCGCCGGGGAATGGAGTAGGGTGGCCGATCTGCCGGAGGTGATCCGACGCGCCGCCTGTGTCTGCGTTGAATGCTGA